A genomic window from Fusarium falciforme chromosome 2, complete sequence includes:
- a CDS encoding Sterol 24-C-methyltransferase: MSTAELISYDEARNHAFDSVLHRQSKNSKGGMRAMMNKDNKAHAAAVDDYFQYWDNKKAEDEVQAVRQERTDNYASLTRQYYNLATDLYEYGWSQSFHFCRFAYGETFHRAIARHEHYLAHSMGIKPGMKVLDVGCGVGGPAREIVKFTNAHVTGLNITEYQVERARVYADKEGLSHKLKFVQGDFMKIPFPDNSFDAVYAIEATVHAPSLKDVYSEILRVLKPGGVFGVYEWLMTEEYDNDDLEQRRIRLDIEQGDGIAQMFKISDGLAAIKDAGFELEQHEDLAANDDGPAPWYWPLDSDMRYAQSLADMLTVFRMNKWGRLVMHNFIGALESLWIAPKGTRKTAESLGRAADALVEGGKRKLFTPMYLMVGRKPTA, translated from the exons ATGTCTACCGCAGAACTAATTTCCTACGACGAGGCGAGGAACCATGCCTTTGACAGTGTTCTTCACCGACAGTCAAAGAACTCCAAGGGTGGAATGCGTGCCATGATGAACAAGGACAACAAGGCTCACGCTGCTGCCGTTGACGACTACTTTCAGTACTGGGACAACAAGAAGGCTGAAGACGAAGTCCAGGCAGTTCGACAGGAGAGAACTGACAACTATGCGAGCCTCACAAGACA ATATTACAACCTGGCCACAGATCTCTACGAGTACGGATGGAGTCAAAGCTTTCACTTCTGCCGTTTCGCCTACGGCGAGACTTTTCACCGCGCCATAGCTCGCCACGAGCACTACCTGGCCCACAGCATGGGAATCAAGCCGGGCATGAAGGTCCTTGACGTTGGCTGCGGTGTCGGTGGTCCTGCTCGTGAGATTGTCAAGTTCACAAATGCCCACGTGACGGGTTTGAATATCACCGAGTATCAAGTCGAGCGGGCGAGGGTCTATGCAGACAAGGAGGGTCTATCTCATAAACTCAAGTTTGTGCAGGGAGACTTTATG AAAATTCCGTTCCCCGACAACTCTTTCGACGCCGTCTACGCCATCGAAGCTACCGTGCATGCCCCTTCATTGAAAGACGTCTACAGCGAGATCCTACGAGTTCTGAAGCCCGGTGGTGTATTTGGAGTTTATGAGTGGCTCATGACGGAAGAGTATGACAACGATGATCTCGAGCAGCGACGTATCCGGCTCGACATTGAGCAAGGCGACGGCATTGCGCAGATGTTCAAGATCTCGGACGGCCTCGCAGCTATCAAGGATGCGGGCTTTGAACTTGAGCAGCACGAGGACCTCGCGGCCAACGATGACGGCCCTGCACCTTGGTACTGGCCGCTAGACAGCGACATGAGATACGCACAGTCTCTCGCTGACATGTTGACCGTGTTTCGGATGAACAAATGGGGTCGTCTGGTGATGCACAACTTTATCGGGGCTCTCGAGAGTCTCTGGATCGCACCCAAGGGAACGAGAAAGACTGCCGAGAGCTTGGGCAGGGCGGCAGATGCGCTGGTTGAGGGTGGTAAGAGGAAGCTGTTTACACCCATGTACCTGATGGTTGGGAGGAAGCCCACAGCTTGA
- a CDS encoding Deoxyribonuclease tat-d: MSSSPTVDLTPFPAAAPAGPTTELRFADVAVTATADEFKGIYRGKKCHEPDFVHTLERAKEAGVSKVMLTGMSLADVPYNEAIAKSRPTQCYITIGVHPYHASELDEGGKAYLNDLEQKVKDALAQDPVHIAAFGELGLDYDREVHASKEVQKRAFKAQLDLFVENKWDLPLFLHCRAAFDDFVEIMTPYMDKLPRRGLVHSFVGSTSQMEKLVSMGLDVSVNGFSFKDAESLEMASKIPLGSLQIETDAPWGELKSTSEVVKRYCTNAKALPASKKKDKWDAKCMIKERNESCSIERVAFVVAGLKGVSVDEVAEAAWKNSVKMFGLGRRLRHIQLDLATRLIMPFDLNSVPDYDDIPKVEGMPKGCAWGVFDQDGKKDMVGTLNFLTPEVVKNAALEVKDGVSISLNWPINAMNKLAIPGRKATEHRVLYIPESLAGLPFEQGKSWDDELDFNTQGSSQWDSLCHFQHQDSGLAYNGANPDKEALSAESTASNTMPTLDHWHTRGCIAGRGVLIDYAAYAEEKGIEFHPFDGNRITVEDLEACAAHQGVEFRPGDVLLVRTAATEVVDKMDPVGLGKMAAAKLSGLHGCEETARWLWNKRFSAAASDSSSFEAFPPLKPDGSIGGMKDLVLHTYCLSFFGMSIGELWDLSKLAAYCKEKKRYSFMITSSPLNQPGLIGSPPNALAIF; encoded by the exons ATGTCCTCCTCTCCTACCGTCGACTTGACCCCATTCCCCGCAGCCGCCCCCGCGGGTCCCACGACCGAGCTTCGCTTCGCAGAC GTGGCCGTCACGGCGACTGCGGATGAGTTCAAGGGTATCTACCGCGGAAAGAAATGTCACGAGCCAGACTTTGTTCACACCCTGGAACGGGCCAAGGAGGCTGGTGTGAGCAAGGTCATGCTCACCGGCATGTCCCTCGCTGATGTGCCCTACaatgaggccatcgccaagtcTCGCCCTACGCAGTGCTACATCACCATTGGTGTGCACCCGTACCATGCCTCTGAGCTGGACGAGGGCGGCAAGGCGTACCTCAATGATCTGGAGCAAAAGGTCAAGGATGCGCTGGCGCAGGACCCGGTTCACATCGCTGCCTTTGGGGAGCTGGGCCTCGACTACGATAGAGAGGTTCATGCATCCAAGGAGGTGCAGAAACGTGCCTTTAAGGCACAGCTTGACCTCTTTGTCGAGAATAAGTGGGATCTCCCACTGTTTCTGCACTGTCGTGCTGCGTTCGACGACTTTGTCGAGATCATGACACCCTACATGGATAAGCTGCCCCGCCGCGGCCTGGTCCACAGCTTCGTCGGCTCCACGTCGCAGATGGAGAAGCTCGTCTCCATGGGCCTTGACGTGAGCGTCAACGGCTTCAGTTTCAAAGACGCCGAGAGTCTAGAAATGGCATCCAAGATCCCACTGGGTTCGCTGCAGATCGAGACGGACGCGCCTTGGGGGGAGCTCAAGTCGACCTCGGAAGTTGTAAAGCGGTACTGCACCAATGCCAAGGCTCTTCCGGCgtcgaagaagaaggataagTGGGATGCAAAGTGCATGATCAAGGAGAGGAATGAGAGCTGCTCGATTGAGAGGGTTGCGTTTGTTGTAGCTGGGTTGAAGGGTGTTAGTGTTGATGAGGTCGCTGAGGCGGCGTGGAAGAATAGCGTCAAGATGTTTGGCCTCGGAAGAAG GTTGAGACACATTCAACTTGACTTGGCAACTCGACTCATCATGCCTTTCGATCTCAACTCGGTTCCTGACTATGATGACATTCCAAAGGTTGAAGGCATGCCCAAGGGCTGTGCTTGGGGTGTCTTTGACCAAGACGGTAAAAAGGACATGGTTGGAACACTCAACTTCTTGACTCCAGAGGTTGTCAAGAACGCCGCTCTAGAAGTCAAGGACGGAGTCTCAATCTCTCTCAA CTGGCCCATTAATGCCATGAACAAGCTTGCTATCCCCGGGCGCAAGGCAACTGAGCACAGAGTCCTGTACATCCCCGAAAGCCTGGCGGGGCTTCCTTTCGAGCAGGGCAAGTCGTGGGATGATGAGCTCGACTTTAATACTCAGGGCAGCAGCCAATGGGATAGTCTGTGCCATTTTCAGCACCAGGACTCTGGCCTGGCGTATAACGGCGCAAACCCGGACAAGGAAGCTTTGTCGGCTGAGTCGACTGCGTCGAACACCATGCCGACATTGGATCATTGGCATACGCGCGGATGTATCGCCGGAAGAGGTGTCCTGATTGACTATGCTGCCtacgccgaggagaagggtaTCGAGTTTCACCCTTTTGACGGAAACCGCATCACTGTGGAGGATCTGGAAGCCTGTGCCGCACACCAGGGTGTCGAGTTCCGACCCGGCGACGTCCTCCTCGTGAGAACCGCCGCTACAGAAGTCGTCGACAAGATGGATCCTGTAGGTTTAGGCAAGATGGCCGCCGCCAAACTGTCTGGCCTTCACGGGTGCGAGGAGACTGCGCGATGGCTCTGGAACAAGCGCTTCTCGGCTGCTGCATCCGACTCGAGCAGCTTTGAGGCGTTTCCTCCTCTGAAGCCTGATGGATCGATCGGTGGGATGAAGGACCTGG TGCTTCACACATATTGCCTCAGCTTCTTTGGCATGTCAATTGGCGAACTGTGGGATCTCAGCAAGCTGGCCGCATACTGCAAAGAGAAGAAGCGGTACTCGTTCATGATTACCTCGTCACCTTTGAACCAACCGGGGCTAATTGGATCGCCTCCAAATGCGCTGGCCATTTTTTAA
- a CDS encoding C2H2-type domain-containing protein codes for MNGASARSVSCAGCNRKFMSDAAMQQHIRDRKDAAHDSIPAEGDKVPKKVVRAKSVASTPKAPNTPNSPVKAKKSKDGWFFQGTGTSLLSIQSSQVQPGDVAVTSDGGYELLCSYNWVIKPQPTVYVPGEPPRLVSRSLPMRVSPDSGVHFIDQNSFRVPKYPFEVVFQAMNVMNPTSKFSDVDVLTNRNSLRHLLDFCRGKCRDSFRIDLYLVQNTLVIERRERSTKDMIRGYGNSGFGHSFEEAVTEPPPGMTDIAGHHRVLQYDLGGLNCAVRFEVDAVHGLPETENGAQQTDAPPGGSVDQLAQSLENVAIGSSKQTPSSPGARSVRVITRGTVPSQTQAVEIKSIRRNGKPLSTMLPQLWFGRTPYLVRGYHDNGNFTLIRSENVEENLKDWEAKDQNQMALRGVVWLLGQLREAVRNSETKSCIAVCLGHKLLKLQVFSTAQKKLPLPEKVIERFWEND; via the exons ATGAACGGCGCGAGTGCGAGAAGCGTAAGCTGCGCGGGTTGCAATCGCAAGTTCATGAGCGACGCGGCTATGCAGCAGCATATTCGCGATAGAAAGGATGCTGCTCACGACTCCATTCCGGCTGAAGGTGATAAGGTGCCCAAGAAGGTGGTTCGAGCAAAGAGCGTCGCATCAACACCCAAG GCACCAAACACTCCGAACTCACCGGTGAAGGCGAAAAAGTCCAAAGATGGATGGTTCTTTCAAGGCACTGGCACGTCTTTGCTCTCTATTCAAAGCTCCCAGGTCCAGCCAGGCGATGTCGCTGTGACTAGCGATGGCGGATACGAGCTTCTCTGCAGTTACAACTGGGTCATCAAACCACAACCCACCGTCTACGTCCCAG GCGAGCCTCCGAGACTGGTCTCCAGATCCCTCCCGATGCGCGTTTCGCCAGATTCAGGCGTCCACTTCATCGACCAAAACAGCTTCCGCGTCCCCAAGTATCCCTTCGAAGTCGTCTTTCAAGCCATGAATGTCATGAATCCTACATCCAAGTTCAGCGACGTCGATGTCCTCACCAACCGCAACAGTCTTCGCCACCTTCTCGACTTTTGTCGTGGGAAGTGCAGAGACAGCTTCCGCATCGACCTGTATCTTGTCCAGAACACCCTCGTCATTGAGAGACGTGAAAGGTCGACAAAGGATATGATCAGAGGATATGGGAACTCGGGCTTTGGTCACAGCTTTGAGGAAGCTGTCACTGAACCGCCACCAGGCATGACTGATATTGCAGGGCATCACCGCGTTCTCCAATATGACCTTGGAGGCTTGAACTGCGCCGTCCGCTTTGAAGTCGATGCTGTTCATGGCCTACCCGAGACTGAGAACGGTGCTCAGCAGACTGACGCACCTCCTGGAGGCTCAGTGGATCAGCTTGCCCAGTCACTGGAGAATGTTGCCATCGGAAGCTCAAAGCAGACGCCCTCATCCCCTGGCGCTAGAAGCGTCCGGGTAATCACCCGTGGCACAGTACCTTCCCAAACACAAGCAGTAGAGATCAAGTCCATCCGACGCAACGGGAAGCCCCTAAGCACGATGCTTCCACAGCTCTGGTTTGGCCGGACTCCCTACCTTGTTCGTGGCTATCACGACAATGGCAACTTCACCTTGATCCGCAGCGAAAACGTCGAGGAAAACCTCAAAGACTGGGAGGCTAAGGACCAGAACCAGATGGCTTTGCGCGGCGTGGTGTGGCTGCTGGGGCAGCTGCGAGAGGCCGTGAGGAACTCCGAGACGAAGTCGTGCAT
- a CDS encoding Triosephosphate isomerase, which yields MASIQRPNRRIVGVSTKLYFSAARTREYVDQLLQLLSADSSVLNNIDVFIIPDHVTLVSVINQVKDHKIWCGAQDTFWEDSGAYTGEVSSSVLAEVGTRLVEVGHAERRRIFGETDEITAKKAAAAARNGMIPLVCIGEQTRGETHTTAVTQCQTQIEAVLSAVPEDAEVVFAYEPVWAIGAAQPAAADYVVGVTSAIRKLESIQKRSGSTRILYGGSAGPGLFEKLKDGVDGLFLGRFAHDPERFVKTIQEVARG from the coding sequence ATGGCATCCATCCAACGACCTAATCGCCGTATCGTCGGCGTCTCGACAAAGCTGTACTTCTCCGCCGCCCGCACCCGGGAGTATGTCGATCAGCTCCTGCAACTCCTCTCTGCCGACTCTTCAGTCCTCAACAACATTgacgtcttcatcatccccgACCACGTCACACTCGTATCAGTCATCAACCAAGTCAAAGACCACAAGATCTGGTGCGGTGCTCAGGATACCTTCTGGGAGGACAGCGGCGCCTACACAGGCGAGGTATCATCTTCAGTCCTAGCCGAAGTCGGGACCCGCCTTGTCGAGGTCGGACACGCAGAGAGACGTCGAATCTTTGGTGAAACGGACGAAATCACAGCCAAGAaggcagccgcagccgcgcGGAACGGGATGATCCCCCTGGTCTGCATCGGCGAGCAAACCCGGGGCGAAACCCACACCACAGCCGTGACCCAATGCCAAACCCAGATCGAAGCCGTCCTATCAGCCGTCCCGGAAGATGCCGAAGTAGTCTTTGCCTACGAGCCAGTCTGGGCAATCGGAGCAGCGCAGCCAGCTGCTGCCGACTACGTCGTCGGGGTCACGTCTGCGATTCGGAAGCTGGAGAGCATCCAGAAGAGAAGCGGGTCTACGAGGATTTTGTACGGGGGGAGTGCGGGACCTGGGTtgtttgagaagctcaaggatggtgttgatgggttGTTTTTGGGGAGGTTTGCTCATGATCCTGAGAGGTTTGTCAAGACGATTCAGGAGGTTGCCCGGGGATGA